In Lutra lutra chromosome 13, mLutLut1.2, whole genome shotgun sequence, one genomic interval encodes:
- the CD274 gene encoding programmed cell death 1 ligand 1 isoform X2, which produces MRIFSVFAFMAHCHLLKAFTIAVSKELYVVEYGGNVTMECKFPIEKQLNLLALIVYWEMEDKKIIQFVNGKEDLQVQHSSYSQRAQLLKDQLFLGKAALQITDVKLQDAGVYCCLIGYGGADYKRITLKVHAPYRRINQRISVDPVTSEHELMCQAEGYPEAEVIWTSSDHQVLSGKTTITNSNGEEKLFNVTSTLRINTTANEIFYCTFRRSGPEEDRNNTAKLVIPEPLPVPSNERTHVMVLGAVLVFLGVILAVIFCLKRNGKMMDVEKCVTGDRNSKKQNGKNISRG; this is translated from the exons ATGAGGATATTTAGTGTCTTTGCATTTATGGCCCACTGCCATTTGCTGAAAG CATTTACGATCGCAGTTTCCAAGGAACTGTATGTGGTGGAGTACGGCGGCAATGTGACCATGGAGTGCAAATTCCCAATAGAAAAACAGTTAAACCTGCTTGCACTAATCGTCTACTGGGAAATGGAGGATAAGAAAATTATCCAGTTTGTGAACGGGAAAGAAGACCTGCAAGTTCAGCACAGCAGCTACAGCCAGAGGGCCCAGCTGCTGAAGGACCAGCTCTTCTTGGGCAAGGCCGCGCTTCAGATCACAGACGTGAAGTTGCAGGATGCGGGGGTTTACTGCTGTTTGATTGGCTATGGCGGTGCTGACTACAAGCGGATTACTTTGAAAGTTCATG CCCCATACCGCAGAATCAACCAAAGAATTTCTGTGGATCCTGTCACCTCTGAACACGAACTAATGTGTCAGGCTGAGGGTTACCCTGAGGCTGAAGTCATCTGGACAAGCAGCGACCATCAAGTCCTGAGTGGCAAAACCACCATCACTAATTCCAACGGGGAAGAGAAGCTTTTCAATGTGACCAGCACGCTGAGAATCAACACAACAGCTAATGAGATTTTCTATTGCACTTTTCGAAGATCAGGTCCTGAGGAAGACAGAAACAATACTGCTAAGTTGGTCATCCCAG aaccACTTCCAGTTCCATCAAATGAGAGGACTCACGTCATGGTTCTGGGAGCTGTCCTGGTGTTTCTTGGTGTAATCCTGGCAGTCATTTTCTGTCTAAAGAGAAATG ggaAAATGATGGATGTGGAAAAATGTGTCACCGGAGACAGgaactcaaagaaacaaaatggtaaGAATATTAgcaggg GTTAG
- the CD274 gene encoding programmed cell death 1 ligand 1 isoform X1, with translation MRIFSVFAFMAHCHLLKAFTIAVSKELYVVEYGGNVTMECKFPIEKQLNLLALIVYWEMEDKKIIQFVNGKEDLQVQHSSYSQRAQLLKDQLFLGKAALQITDVKLQDAGVYCCLIGYGGADYKRITLKVHAPYRRINQRISVDPVTSEHELMCQAEGYPEAEVIWTSSDHQVLSGKTTITNSNGEEKLFNVTSTLRINTTANEIFYCTFRRSGPEEDRNNTAKLVIPEPLPVPSNERTHVMVLGAVLVFLGVILAVIFCLKRNGKMMDVEKCVTGDRNSKKQNASMSYACRHQSPEIQFEET, from the exons ATGAGGATATTTAGTGTCTTTGCATTTATGGCCCACTGCCATTTGCTGAAAG CATTTACGATCGCAGTTTCCAAGGAACTGTATGTGGTGGAGTACGGCGGCAATGTGACCATGGAGTGCAAATTCCCAATAGAAAAACAGTTAAACCTGCTTGCACTAATCGTCTACTGGGAAATGGAGGATAAGAAAATTATCCAGTTTGTGAACGGGAAAGAAGACCTGCAAGTTCAGCACAGCAGCTACAGCCAGAGGGCCCAGCTGCTGAAGGACCAGCTCTTCTTGGGCAAGGCCGCGCTTCAGATCACAGACGTGAAGTTGCAGGATGCGGGGGTTTACTGCTGTTTGATTGGCTATGGCGGTGCTGACTACAAGCGGATTACTTTGAAAGTTCATG CCCCATACCGCAGAATCAACCAAAGAATTTCTGTGGATCCTGTCACCTCTGAACACGAACTAATGTGTCAGGCTGAGGGTTACCCTGAGGCTGAAGTCATCTGGACAAGCAGCGACCATCAAGTCCTGAGTGGCAAAACCACCATCACTAATTCCAACGGGGAAGAGAAGCTTTTCAATGTGACCAGCACGCTGAGAATCAACACAACAGCTAATGAGATTTTCTATTGCACTTTTCGAAGATCAGGTCCTGAGGAAGACAGAAACAATACTGCTAAGTTGGTCATCCCAG aaccACTTCCAGTTCCATCAAATGAGAGGACTCACGTCATGGTTCTGGGAGCTGTCCTGGTGTTTCTTGGTGTAATCCTGGCAGTCATTTTCTGTCTAAAGAGAAATG ggaAAATGATGGATGTGGAAAAATGTGTCACCGGAGACAGgaactcaaagaaacaaaatg
- the LOC125083731 gene encoding uncharacterized protein LOC125083731: MRIGRPYRSSFLSADFDTTPPPQGVDLPGFGPWFLESGWYFGCVREHSQGLKVESKQGEELPSFPQQKPHWAAGGGGAERPYSLQRPADPGDPVDRDWAGTRRAEPRAGLDGLDRDAEARPIRAALASLKGPLARLRPGVCFPARRGDAKANSNQQRLSCQTSRGRRGSRMKISHNGLSEVPELPEYVRNPCSRAELSHLTVILQKWCQPPRLCQFPRRECVS, from the exons ATGAGGATAGGGAGACCTTACAGaagttctttcctttctgccGACTTtgacaccacccctcccccacaa GGTGTAGACTTACCTGGTTTTGGACCTTGGTTTCTTGAGTCTGGATGGTATTTTGGATGTGTTAGAGAACACTCCCAAGGGTTAAAGGTAGAATCCAAGCAGGGTGAAGaacttccctcttttcctcaacAGAAACCA CACTGGGCAGCAGGCGGCGGAGGTGCGGAGAGACCGTACTCGCTGCAAAGGCCTGCAGACCCCGGGGATCCCGTTGATCGCGACTGGGCCGGGACTCGCCGGGCGGAGCCTCGGGCGGGACTGGACGGCCTAGACAGGGACGCCGAAGCTCGGCCAATCAGGGCAGCGCTTGCTTCCTTAAAGGGGCCGCTCGCCCGACTGAGGCCTGGTGTGTGCTTTCCGGCCAGGCGCGGGGACGCAAAGGCAAATTCAAACCAACAGCGGCTTAGCTGTCAGACTTCGAGGGGACGAAGAGGAAGCAGAATGAAAATCTCACATAACGGCCTCAGTGAGGTCCCTGAGTTACCCGAGTATGTGAGAAATCCATGCTCCCGTGCCGAGCTGAGCCATCTCACTGTTATTCTCCAGAAATGGTGTCAGCCACCACGGTTGTGTCAGTTTCCCAGAAGAGAATGTGTCTCATGA